A window of uncultured Methanoregula sp. genomic DNA:
AGATTTAAGGCGGGGCAATATAATAACGGGAAATATATGTTCTGTCAGAAATGCGGTGCAGAGAATCCCGATGGCGGCAAATTCTGCAACAGTTGCGGTGCGGCCCTTGTGGAATTGTCCGGGAACTCAAAGCACAACGAGGTCATACTAGCGAAGATCGCCACTAAAGAACAGCAGATTAAAGACATCAGTCAGGTTGGGCCCGCGATTCTTATCGTCTTCGGCATTCTGGTTTGCATCACAATTGTTGGGATCGTCCTCGGCCTTATCTTGATCGGGATAGGTATCTGGTGGAGTACTTCACGAGACAACGAAGGAAAGAAACTCAAAAACGAGATTAAAGAATTAAAGGCAGAAATGGAGACATAATTCATGAAACGCATTTTTATCGCACTCATTTTGATAATAACTGCCCTCGTTGCAGGATGTTCCACCCCGTCGGGACTATCAACCCCCTCAGATCCAGCAATAGGTCATTGGGGCACAATGAAGGACGCGATATATACCTCTCTCGACATTTACCAGAACGGTACAGCGGATTTGGCAGTTACCGGATCGATGTCAGGTACGTTGTCGCTTACTTCATCGTGGGTGAAAAATCAAAATGAAACCTACACCATATTGAGTCCAAATCCCCATGTATTCACAGTTATCGGGGATACGTTGATAATCGGTGGAGGGAATAACAATATCACGTTATTCCGAGGGTTCAGATATACACCAAGATAATCATTTTTCCAATCAAAAAAATTCCCCCTGATTTATTTTATTCAATGGGGGATTCGGATAGTACCACGGTACAAACTCACTACCTCAGGATATGGATATGGCATAAGGCAATCGAAAGCGCATCGGCTGCATCGTCCGGTTTTGGGATTTCATCGAGATGGAGGAGCCGTTTGATCATCTCCTGCATCTGGCGCTTGTCGGCACGCCCCGAGCCGGTGATGGCCTGCTTCACCTGGTTTGGCGTGTATTCCGTGATCGCGATCTTTCTCTTCTCGGCTGCGAGGAGAACAACTCCCCTCACTTCACTGACATTCATAGCCGATGTGATGTTATTGGTAAAGAACAGTTTCTCGATTGCAAGGTGGGCAGGGACGTGTTTCTCGAAGAGTGATTCGACCGCATCGGAGATCTGCAGGAGCCGCTCGGAAGTACGGGCAGTTTTACCGGACGTTTCGATACATCCGTAGACAACCGGCCGGATCTTCCCGTTCCCGCACTCAATCACCGCATAGCCCAGCCGGGCCAGCCCGGGGTCGATACCGATCACGATCATGATGCAGGAAACTCTGGATCTGATATTGGTCAAGGGAGTATTTTACCCAGCGGGGCGGGCAGTGAAAGTGATCGGGCATGTATGGTAAGTCGATGAACGCGGACAACAACCGACAGGATTTTAAAAAAGGCAAATGCCGGTCTTTCACCAGGACATTGAACGGAACACAAATTTCCATCAGACTTTGATTTTTTATTTTTCAGTCAAACCCTGATTGAAAAATTTTCAGCAGACTTCGAATTTTATTTTTCAATCAAAGTTTGATTGTAAAATTTTCATCGCGATCAGGATCCTGATCGAAAGACTGATCCGGATTAACCAGATTTCATTTTTTTTTCAAACGCATCTTGGTTGAAAACCTAACTCGGACAAACCGGACCCTTGATCCTTACAATCAATCTTCGAAACAAGTTACCATGAAGCAAAAAAAGAGAGTTACTGGAGCCCGAAGGACTTCAGGGTCACATCGGTATTGACGGCACCGACATGGTAGACCGATCCCGTCGAGAGCTCGTTGATGATGACCTCGGCCGGTGAGAAGAGTGCAGTATCGATCTTGTAGAAGTCGTAACCTGCTTCCTTGAAGATGTCGTTGAACGGCTTGCCATATCCCTTGGATTTGTTGCTCGGGATCCTGTCGAGGTAGTCCTTGATCTCGGGTGCCTTCATGGTAAGGTTGATCCGGCCGTGGTAGATGGTGGCGTCATTTGTCACGCCCATGGCGAGCTTGGGACCCCTAACCGGCGGAATGGGTGCAGTACCGATAGCGGCGATGATCTTCTTGGTGTCAAAACCGAGCTCGTTGAGCTTGTAGATCGCGGTCTCGACACAGCGGCCGGAGACCTGAATGGACCCGACCATGGAGGAGGTCGGCGCAACTACAGCGCAGACATTTGCAACATCAATGTGACACTCTTCTGCGATCTTATCCATTACTTCGGCGTTCGGGAGGTGGTCGCTCTCAAGACAGATGACTGCACAGTCATAGTCATCCTCGTATTCGATGACCTCGAACGTGTGCTTCGGCTTGAGCGAGAGTGCCCTGGCGGGACCGCTGCCCATGGCAAAGTAGTTGCCTACCTTGACGGTCCAGCCCGCCTTCTGTGCACCGAGGCAAGCAATCGACGGAAAGTCGGTGTTGACGTCGATGAACGGCATCGGGAACTCCTTGATCTGTCCCATCCGGAAGTTGACTTCGCCGAGGCCGCCCATGCAGATCTCGGTAAAAGCCCGGCCTGCTGCGTATCCCCCTCTGACGCTCACACCGCAGTCTACGATGCGGGCGCCGTTGTCGAGTTCATGGTATGCGCAGTTGAATTCCTCTGCCAAATCTGCCAGATTATCAAAAATCTCCAGTGCCAGTTCGTTAACACTTAACATTATGAATAACCCCTGTATCATAAAAGAGGGTCTGGGAATAGATAATATTTTTCAAAAGGA
This region includes:
- a CDS encoding zinc-ribbon domain-containing protein — encoded protein: MFCQKCGAENPDGGKFCNSCGAALVELSGNSKHNEVILAKIATKEQQIKDISQVGPAILIVFGILVCITIVGIVLGLILIGIGIWWSTSRDNEGKKLKNEIKELKAEMET
- the ruvC gene encoding crossover junction endodeoxyribonuclease RuvC; amino-acid sequence: MIVIGIDPGLARLGYAVIECGNGKIRPVVYGCIETSGKTARTSERLLQISDAVESLFEKHVPAHLAIEKLFFTNNITSAMNVSEVRGVVLLAAEKRKIAITEYTPNQVKQAITGSGRADKRQMQEMIKRLLHLDEIPKPDDAADALSIALCHIHILR
- the mch gene encoding methenyltetrahydromethanopterin cyclohydrolase; translation: MLSVNELALEIFDNLADLAEEFNCAYHELDNGARIVDCGVSVRGGYAAGRAFTEICMGGLGEVNFRMGQIKEFPMPFIDVNTDFPSIACLGAQKAGWTVKVGNYFAMGSGPARALSLKPKHTFEVIEYEDDYDCAVICLESDHLPNAEVMDKIAEECHIDVANVCAVVAPTSSMVGSIQVSGRCVETAIYKLNELGFDTKKIIAAIGTAPIPPVRGPKLAMGVTNDATIYHGRINLTMKAPEIKDYLDRIPSNKSKGYGKPFNDIFKEAGYDFYKIDTALFSPAEVIINELSTGSVYHVGAVNTDVTLKSFGLQ